One Yimella lutea DNA window includes the following coding sequences:
- the nusB gene encoding transcription antitermination factor NusB — translation MGARTKARKRALDLLFEAEQRGVNAVTLLDERVEAPVTPAPLPEYTGDLVRGVVRNWAAINDALTTYAKDWPLDRMPAVDRNLLRIGAFELLYNDEVPDRVAIAEAVGLATELSTDESPKFVNGLLNRLAEVKDTLV, via the coding sequence ATGGGTGCTCGCACCAAGGCGCGTAAGCGCGCACTCGACCTGCTCTTCGAGGCCGAGCAGCGTGGCGTGAACGCGGTGACCCTGCTCGACGAGCGGGTCGAGGCGCCGGTGACCCCGGCGCCGCTGCCGGAATACACCGGCGACCTCGTGCGTGGAGTCGTGCGCAACTGGGCGGCGATCAACGACGCACTCACCACGTACGCCAAGGACTGGCCGCTGGACCGGATGCCCGCCGTCGACCGCAACTTGTTGCGCATCGGCGCGTTCGAGTTGCTCTACAACGACGAGGTGCCCGACCGCGTGGCGATCGCCGAGGCCGTCGGCCTCGCCACCGAGCTGTCGACCGACGAGTCGCCGAAGTTCGTCAACGGCTTGCTCAACCGGCTGGCCGAGGTCAAGGACACACTGGTCTAG
- a CDS encoding shikimate kinase: MVTVRPTVVLIGPPGAGKSTVGAHLAQTLGTEFVDTDALVEQTDGRTISDIFVEDGEPAFRRMEADAVARALDGAGVVALGGGAPMQPSVAELLSGHHVVFLDVSISDASGRIGFDASRPLLAVNPRATWTRLMNERRPTYESLASVRIDTAGCTPEQVVEQVNAWFARES, from the coding sequence ATCGTGACTGTTCGTCCTACGGTTGTGCTGATCGGCCCGCCGGGGGCGGGCAAGTCGACGGTCGGGGCGCACCTGGCGCAGACGCTCGGCACGGAGTTCGTCGATACCGACGCGCTCGTCGAGCAGACCGACGGTCGCACGATCAGCGACATCTTCGTCGAGGACGGCGAGCCTGCGTTCCGCCGCATGGAGGCCGACGCGGTCGCCCGAGCCCTCGACGGTGCGGGCGTCGTCGCGCTCGGCGGGGGAGCGCCGATGCAGCCGAGCGTCGCCGAACTCCTGAGTGGTCACCATGTCGTCTTTCTCGACGTCTCGATCTCGGACGCATCGGGACGCATCGGTTTCGATGCCTCCCGACCGTTGCTCGCCGTCAACCCGCGCGCCACCTGGACCCGGTTGATGAACGAGCGCCGTCCTACCTATGAGTCGCTCGCGAGCGTCCGCATCGACACCGCAGGGTGCACGCCCGAGCAGGTCGTCGAGCAGGTGAACGCCTGGTTCGCGCGCGAATCATGA
- the ruvX gene encoding Holliday junction resolvase RuvX gives MRRGVRVGVDVGSVRVGIAICDPDGLIATPETTLARDAATNRDIQQTLELVDARSAVEVIVGLPRSLSGDEGAAAEAARAWATALHRARPSIGVRLVDERLTTVDAHRAMREAGVSTRRSKSVIDSQAAAMILQVALDTERTTGAPPGIAVGGRKPRHRRST, from the coding sequence ATGCGCCGTGGCGTACGCGTCGGCGTCGACGTGGGCTCCGTCCGGGTCGGGATCGCGATCTGCGACCCGGACGGCCTCATCGCGACCCCGGAGACGACCCTCGCGCGGGACGCCGCCACGAACCGCGACATCCAGCAGACGCTGGAACTGGTCGACGCGCGTTCCGCCGTCGAGGTGATCGTGGGGCTGCCGAGGTCGTTGTCCGGCGACGAAGGGGCGGCCGCCGAGGCAGCGCGCGCCTGGGCGACCGCTCTGCACCGAGCCAGACCATCCATCGGGGTGAGGCTGGTCGACGAACGGCTCACCACGGTGGACGCTCACCGGGCGATGCGCGAAGCCGGAGTTTCGACACGGCGCAGCAAAAGCGTGATCGACAGCCAGGCGGCTGCGATGATCTTGCAAGTCGCGTTGGACACAGAACGTACGACCGGTGCGCCCCCAGGCATCGCCGTGGGCGGGCGCAAACCCCGCCACCGGCGGTCGACGTGA
- the efp gene encoding elongation factor P, producing the protein MASTNDLKNGMVLKIDNGLWSVVEFQHVKPGKGPAFVRTKLKNVLSGKTVDKTFNAGVKVETANVDRSDMQYLYKDGNDYVFMDVKSYDQINIPAETVGDAANFLLENQEAIVAQNEGTVLYVELPAAVVLEITHTEPGLQGDRSTGGTKPATLETGAEISVPLFLETGTKVKVDTRDGSYLGRVN; encoded by the coding sequence GTGGCATCCACGAACGACCTGAAAAACGGAATGGTCCTCAAGATCGACAACGGGCTGTGGTCGGTCGTCGAGTTCCAGCACGTCAAGCCCGGTAAGGGCCCGGCCTTCGTGCGCACCAAGCTCAAGAACGTCCTGTCCGGCAAGACCGTCGACAAGACCTTCAACGCCGGCGTCAAGGTCGAGACCGCGAATGTCGACCGCTCCGACATGCAGTACCTGTACAAGGACGGCAACGACTACGTCTTCATGGACGTGAAGTCCTACGACCAGATCAACATCCCCGCCGAGACCGTCGGCGATGCAGCGAACTTCCTGCTGGAGAACCAGGAAGCCATCGTCGCCCAGAACGAGGGCACCGTGTTGTACGTCGAGCTCCCGGCCGCCGTCGTCCTGGAGATCACCCACACCGAACCGGGCCTGCAGGGTGACCGCTCCACCGGCGGCACGAAGCCCGCGACGTTGGAGACCGGCGCCGAGATCTCGGTGCCCTTGTTCCTGGAGACGGGCACGAAGGTCAAGGTCGACACCCGCGACGGTTCGTACCTCGGCCGCGTGAACTGA
- the aroC gene encoding chorismate synthase: protein MLRWLTAGESHGPCLTAVLEGLPAGVEVSSSDLQAALARRRLGHGRGARMKFEQDEVSFGGGVRHGRTLGSPIAITIANTEWPKWQAVMGTDPVDEGAIAAADDIGAPQELARNRPLTRPRPGHADLVGMQKYGFDEARPILERASARETAARVALGAVAEAFLEQAYGIELVSHTVSIGTAGSAPDTSLPVPADVEALDADPVRSLDPHGSAAMVAEVDAAKKDGDTLGGVVEVLAYGLPPGLGSHVHWDRRLDARLAGALMGIQAIKGVEVGDGFLTAARRGSAAHDEIDRTDAVIRRASNRAGGTEGGMSTGEPLRVRAAMKPISTVPRALRTVDVSTGEASTAIHQRSDVCAVPAAGVVAQAMVALVLAEACVEKFGGDSVAETARNHRAYLDAIPELMKSFESQEGS from the coding sequence ATGTTGCGCTGGTTGACCGCAGGTGAGTCCCACGGGCCGTGCCTGACCGCCGTTCTCGAAGGATTGCCCGCAGGGGTCGAGGTGTCCTCGTCCGATCTGCAGGCTGCTCTGGCCCGCCGCCGTCTCGGCCATGGTCGGGGGGCGCGGATGAAGTTCGAGCAGGACGAGGTGTCCTTCGGTGGCGGTGTGCGCCACGGTCGCACCCTCGGGTCGCCGATCGCGATCACGATCGCCAACACCGAATGGCCCAAATGGCAGGCCGTCATGGGTACCGACCCGGTCGACGAGGGCGCGATCGCTGCCGCAGACGACATCGGTGCGCCGCAGGAGCTCGCCCGTAACCGTCCGCTGACCCGTCCGCGTCCGGGCCATGCCGACCTCGTCGGTATGCAGAAGTACGGGTTCGACGAGGCGCGCCCCATTCTCGAACGTGCCTCCGCACGCGAGACCGCGGCACGCGTGGCCCTGGGAGCGGTGGCCGAAGCGTTCCTGGAGCAGGCATACGGCATCGAACTGGTCTCGCACACCGTTTCGATCGGTACCGCCGGTTCGGCGCCCGATACTTCGCTGCCGGTCCCGGCCGATGTCGAGGCGCTCGATGCCGACCCGGTTCGCTCGCTGGATCCGCACGGATCCGCTGCGATGGTGGCCGAGGTCGACGCGGCGAAGAAGGACGGCGACACGCTCGGTGGGGTGGTCGAGGTGCTGGCGTACGGGTTACCCCCGGGCCTCGGTTCGCACGTGCACTGGGACCGCCGCCTCGACGCGCGGCTGGCCGGTGCCTTGATGGGGATCCAGGCGATCAAGGGTGTGGAGGTGGGCGACGGCTTCCTCACCGCGGCTCGTCGCGGATCCGCGGCCCACGACGAGATCGACCGCACCGACGCAGTGATCCGGCGGGCCTCCAACCGCGCGGGAGGTACCGAAGGTGGCATGTCGACGGGCGAGCCGCTGCGGGTGCGTGCCGCGATGAAGCCGATCTCCACCGTCCCGCGTGCGCTGCGTACGGTCGACGTGAGTACGGGGGAGGCGTCGACGGCGATCCACCAGCGCTCTGACGTGTGCGCGGTGCCGGCGGCGGGGGTCGTGGCGCAAGCCATGGTGGCTCTTGTGCTCGCCGAGGCATGCGTGGAGAAGTTCGGCGGCGACAGCGTCGCCGAGACGGCCCGCAACCACCGCGCCTATCTCGACGCGATTCCCGAGCTGATGAAGTCCTTCGAGTCGCAGGAGGGATCGTGA
- the aroB gene encoding 3-dehydroquinate synthase, producing the protein MSGTKVIRVGDDYEVFIGRGVADQVADHVGDAMRVLLVHAPAVADKAEQVAASLRTGDRQVVVRVLPDAESAKQIGVAADLWATLGQAGFTRTDVVVALGGGATTDLGGFVAAGWLRGVPVVQVPTTLLGMVDAAVGGKTGVNTAEGKNLVGAFHSPSAVVCDLDLLHTLPWADLVAGFAEVIKCGFIADPQILRLIESDPEAALDVDGEVLPELVSRAVAVKARVVAADPRESSLREILNYGHTFAHAIEQVEHYRWRHGDAVAVGMVYVAELACRAGMLDETIVAEHRRILDLVGLPTRYEPGRWDELLTAMSRDKKTRGATLRFVVLTDIAEPARLEGPDPQWLREAYDAVS; encoded by the coding sequence ATGAGTGGCACCAAGGTGATACGGGTCGGTGACGATTACGAGGTATTCATCGGACGTGGAGTCGCCGACCAGGTCGCCGACCACGTCGGGGACGCGATGCGGGTCCTGCTCGTGCACGCCCCCGCCGTGGCTGACAAAGCCGAACAAGTCGCAGCCTCGTTGCGAACCGGTGACCGCCAGGTGGTGGTTCGCGTCCTGCCCGACGCCGAGTCGGCCAAACAGATCGGCGTCGCCGCCGACCTGTGGGCGACCCTCGGACAGGCAGGCTTCACCCGCACCGATGTCGTCGTTGCCCTTGGCGGCGGTGCCACCACCGATCTCGGCGGATTCGTCGCGGCCGGTTGGTTGCGGGGAGTTCCTGTGGTGCAGGTGCCCACCACCCTGCTCGGCATGGTCGATGCCGCGGTCGGTGGCAAGACCGGGGTCAACACGGCCGAGGGCAAGAACCTCGTCGGTGCGTTCCATTCCCCGTCCGCTGTGGTGTGCGATCTGGATCTGCTGCACACCTTGCCGTGGGCCGACCTGGTTGCCGGGTTCGCCGAAGTGATCAAGTGCGGTTTCATCGCCGACCCGCAGATCCTTCGTCTGATCGAAAGCGACCCCGAGGCGGCCTTGGACGTCGACGGCGAGGTGTTGCCCGAACTCGTCTCGCGAGCTGTCGCCGTCAAGGCGCGTGTGGTGGCCGCCGACCCGCGCGAATCCTCGCTGCGGGAGATTCTCAACTACGGCCACACGTTCGCCCACGCCATCGAGCAGGTGGAGCACTACCGGTGGCGGCACGGTGACGCCGTTGCGGTCGGCATGGTGTACGTCGCCGAACTGGCCTGCCGCGCAGGCATGTTGGACGAGACGATCGTCGCCGAGCACCGCCGCATCCTCGACCTTGTCGGGCTGCCGACCCGCTACGAACCCGGTCGGTGGGACGAACTGCTGACCGCCATGTCGCGGGACAAGAAGACGCGCGGAGCCACTTTGCGTTTCGTGGTGCTCACCGACATCGCCGAGCCGGCGCGCCTCGAGGGTCCCGACCCGCAGTGGCTGCGCGAGGCGTACGACGCGGTCAGCTGA
- a CDS encoding shikimate dehydrogenase, producing the protein MLIRRAAVLGSPIEHSLSPVLHRAAYEALGLDDWRYERFEVDESALAEFVGSLGTEWAGLSLTMPLKEEALVLAAHCDPIALQTGAVNTLVPTESGWHGYNTDVHGVVAALQDAGVGTAATGRALVLGSGATARSVLAALAELGVLDVTLAVRKDARASTLAQANDHAMTTDVVSLTDAGVHAHGYDLVISTLPPGGADGFAGVASASPVRARTGTVWMDAVYAGWPTAFADSGEHTGARVVSGLEMLIHQAVRQVELMTGRVPPLNAVQQAGHAALAAREA; encoded by the coding sequence GTGCTGATCCGTCGGGCGGCAGTGCTCGGTTCGCCGATCGAGCACTCGCTGTCGCCGGTGCTCCACCGGGCGGCGTACGAGGCGTTGGGGTTGGACGACTGGCGCTACGAGCGGTTCGAGGTCGACGAGTCCGCCCTGGCGGAGTTCGTCGGATCCCTCGGTACGGAGTGGGCGGGTCTCTCCCTCACGATGCCGTTGAAGGAGGAGGCGCTCGTCCTCGCTGCGCACTGTGATCCGATCGCGCTCCAGACCGGTGCGGTCAACACGCTTGTCCCCACCGAGTCGGGTTGGCACGGCTACAACACCGACGTCCACGGGGTGGTCGCCGCTCTGCAGGACGCCGGGGTGGGAACGGCCGCGACTGGCCGTGCACTCGTGCTGGGTTCGGGCGCGACTGCCCGGTCGGTGTTGGCCGCACTGGCCGAACTCGGCGTGCTGGACGTGACCCTCGCCGTCCGCAAGGACGCGCGCGCCTCGACACTCGCCCAAGCCAATGATCACGCAATGACCACCGACGTCGTCTCACTGACCGACGCCGGCGTGCACGCACACGGATACGACCTGGTCATCAGTACCCTCCCGCCCGGCGGCGCGGACGGCTTCGCGGGGGTGGCAAGCGCGAGTCCGGTGCGTGCCCGGACCGGAACGGTGTGGATGGACGCCGTCTACGCCGGCTGGCCGACCGCCTTCGCCGATTCGGGTGAGCACACCGGCGCTCGTGTCGTCTCCGGTCTGGAGATGCTGATCCACCAGGCTGTGCGACAGGTCGAGTTGATGACCGGCCGGGTTCCGCCGCTGAATGCCGTCCAGCAGGCTGGACACGCTGCACTCGCGGCCCGCGAGGCGTGA
- a CDS encoding heparan-alpha-glucosaminide N-acetyltransferase, which produces MRNRARSSAVAADVTALAPEQSTAVACRAARTARWAIVDVVRGVAIVAVVLYHLVWDLGHFGVTEHWARTPSGRMTGHVIAGTFLLLTGVSLALAHRHSVDLRTFGRRLLKLLAAAYAITAVSLVLAPQFMVTFGILQNIALTSVLLLPFLRASRLVAIGAALISAALPAIVSIDSTSRWVTWTGLTPTLSPSLDVQPLLPMFALSLFGLVLTRTLLGNDALRDRVASWQPTGPVSTASQTLGRHTLAIYLAHQPVLFGALSLLVLLELI; this is translated from the coding sequence GTGCGGAACCGCGCGCGCAGCAGCGCCGTCGCAGCTGACGTGACCGCGCTCGCCCCCGAACAATCGACAGCAGTTGCCTGCAGGGCTGCCCGCACGGCGCGTTGGGCGATCGTCGACGTCGTTCGTGGTGTCGCGATCGTGGCGGTGGTGCTCTACCACCTGGTGTGGGACCTCGGCCATTTCGGCGTCACCGAGCACTGGGCCCGAACGCCGTCGGGGCGCATGACAGGACACGTCATCGCCGGCACCTTCTTGTTGCTCACCGGCGTGAGTCTCGCTCTGGCACACCGGCATTCGGTCGACCTTCGGACATTCGGACGACGGTTGCTCAAGCTGCTCGCCGCCGCGTACGCCATCACCGCGGTGAGCCTCGTCCTGGCGCCCCAGTTCATGGTGACCTTCGGGATCCTGCAGAACATCGCGCTCACCAGCGTGCTGCTCCTGCCTTTCCTTCGGGCCTCGCGGTTGGTGGCGATCGGCGCGGCTCTGATCAGCGCGGCGCTTCCGGCGATCGTCTCCATCGACTCGACATCGCGCTGGGTCACCTGGACGGGTCTGACGCCGACGCTCTCGCCGAGTCTCGACGTGCAACCACTGCTGCCTATGTTCGCGCTGTCGCTGTTCGGCCTCGTCCTCACCCGCACGTTGCTCGGCAATGACGCACTGCGGGACCGGGTGGCGTCCTGGCAGCCCACCGGCCCGGTCTCGACCGCGTCGCAGACACTCGGGCGGCACACACTCGCCATCTACCTTGCCCACCAGCCTGTGCTGTTCGGCGCTCTGTCCCTGCTTGTATTGCTCGAACTCATCTAA
- a CDS encoding FMN-binding glutamate synthase family protein, which yields MNRSLIAAVPLMAAAGVAARDVLQRKHSLLRNFPLIGHARYAIEAIGPEMRQYVVASNDEERPFSRDQRAWIYASAKGENNYVAFGTDNNVETEEGYSIIKHRTFSPTPPPTGAHVGNDVVLPSAKILGAPRGRAKAFRPGSVVNVSAMSFGSLSGNAIHALNAGVKQAGALHNTGEGGLSKHHRQGGDLIFQIGTGYFGCRDEHGRFDIDRLAALVESAPVRAVEIKLSQGAKPGLGGVLPAAKVSQEIAEIRGVPAGQDVISPSRHAEFGDVDSMLDFVELIAQRTGLPVGIKSAVGDLAFWDELAATMADGQRGVDFVTIDGGEGGTGAAPLVFSDAVALPFLIGFTRVYARFARTGITDQLTFIGSGKLGLPRNAAVGYALGIDMVNVAREAMLAIGCLQTQKCHKDTCPTGVATQNKWLERGLDPELKAVRVANYLRAMRRDLLKVSEAVGVMHPSLLEQDDVELMLGTRKGTPVGEIYEYEPGWGRLGEPWRSQIDELMVGEPTGGSAPPSATAQ from the coding sequence ATGAACCGTTCGCTGATCGCCGCCGTGCCGTTGATGGCAGCCGCCGGAGTTGCCGCCCGCGACGTGCTGCAGCGCAAGCACTCCCTGCTTCGCAACTTCCCGCTGATCGGTCATGCCCGCTACGCGATCGAGGCAATCGGTCCGGAGATGAGGCAGTACGTCGTGGCGTCGAACGACGAGGAACGGCCGTTCAGCCGCGACCAGCGCGCCTGGATCTACGCCTCCGCGAAGGGCGAGAACAACTACGTCGCGTTCGGCACCGACAACAACGTCGAGACCGAGGAGGGCTACTCGATCATCAAGCACCGCACATTCAGTCCGACTCCCCCTCCGACCGGCGCCCACGTCGGGAACGACGTCGTCCTGCCCAGCGCGAAGATCCTCGGCGCGCCCCGCGGACGCGCGAAGGCGTTCCGGCCGGGCAGCGTCGTGAACGTGTCGGCGATGAGCTTCGGATCGTTGTCCGGCAACGCGATTCACGCCCTCAACGCCGGCGTGAAGCAAGCCGGCGCCCTGCACAACACCGGTGAGGGCGGGCTGTCCAAGCACCACCGTCAGGGCGGGGACCTGATCTTCCAGATCGGCACCGGTTACTTCGGCTGTCGGGACGAGCACGGCCGGTTCGACATCGATCGGCTCGCAGCTCTGGTGGAGTCGGCACCCGTCCGCGCCGTCGAGATCAAACTGTCGCAGGGCGCCAAGCCCGGCCTGGGCGGCGTGCTGCCGGCCGCCAAGGTCAGCCAGGAGATCGCCGAGATCCGGGGCGTCCCGGCCGGTCAGGACGTCATCAGCCCGTCCCGGCACGCGGAGTTCGGCGACGTCGATTCGATGCTCGACTTCGTCGAACTCATCGCGCAACGCACGGGTCTGCCGGTGGGCATCAAGTCGGCCGTCGGCGACCTCGCCTTCTGGGACGAACTGGCGGCGACCATGGCCGACGGTCAGCGCGGTGTCGACTTCGTCACCATCGACGGCGGCGAAGGCGGCACCGGTGCCGCACCGCTGGTCTTCAGCGACGCGGTGGCGCTGCCGTTCCTGATCGGGTTCACCCGGGTGTACGCCCGGTTCGCGAGGACCGGCATCACCGATCAGCTCACATTCATCGGCTCCGGGAAGCTGGGTCTGCCGCGCAATGCGGCCGTTGGTTACGCGCTCGGCATCGACATGGTCAACGTCGCCCGCGAAGCGATGCTCGCGATCGGCTGTTTGCAGACCCAGAAGTGCCACAAGGACACCTGTCCCACCGGTGTCGCGACTCAGAACAAGTGGCTGGAGCGCGGCCTCGACCCGGAGCTGAAGGCGGTCCGCGTCGCCAATTACCTGCGCGCGATGCGCCGTGACCTGCTCAAGGTGAGCGAGGCCGTCGGCGTCATGCACCCGAGCCTGCTCGAACAGGACGACGTCGAGCTCATGCTCGGCACCCGGAAGGGCACGCCGGTCGGCGAGATCTACGAGTACGAGCCGGGCTGGGGACGCCTGGGCGAACCGTGGCGATCCCAGATCGACGAACTCATGGTCGGCGAACCCACCGGTGGCTCCGCTCCCCCGTCGGCCACCGCGCAATGA
- the mltG gene encoding endolytic transglycosylase MltG: MNDSRLSDSIFGEGEDRGQPAGKLPDRREPAAQSRAQARDMRPFAQADNPEGPNRRNRSCLVMALASVLVLGGFGLALKTVGTDLIPSIGAGRSGGGDYAGEGTGTVEVKVKPGDSGHAIGVALKEAGVVKSAGTFASVAGANPEFSKVQPGTYKMKKQMSSQSALNLLLDPATRMSKGVTVREGMWVSEIFATLSKQTGVPVAEYKKVDPKALGLPPAADGKLEGFLFPSTYEFEPSATASEQLKAMVALGKKQLNQLGVPADQLRKTVIVASFVQGESRLGADGAKVARVIDNREEKGMPLQMDSSIHYITQKRGTVTTTDKERNDNSPYNTYKHPGLPPGPINNPGLEALKAAAKPATGPWLYFVTVNQETGETKFETDYGAHLKNVREFQAWCRNNPGKC, translated from the coding sequence ATGAACGACTCCCGTCTGTCCGATTCGATCTTCGGAGAGGGAGAAGACCGCGGGCAGCCGGCCGGGAAACTTCCCGACCGGCGGGAGCCGGCCGCGCAATCGCGTGCGCAGGCGCGTGACATGCGTCCGTTCGCGCAGGCTGACAACCCCGAGGGTCCGAACCGTCGCAACCGCTCCTGCCTGGTGATGGCTCTCGCGAGCGTGCTGGTTCTCGGTGGTTTCGGGCTGGCTCTCAAGACCGTGGGCACCGACCTCATTCCCAGCATCGGCGCAGGCAGATCCGGCGGTGGTGATTACGCGGGTGAGGGCACCGGTACGGTCGAGGTCAAGGTCAAGCCGGGTGACTCCGGCCATGCCATCGGGGTCGCTCTGAAGGAGGCCGGCGTCGTGAAGTCCGCCGGAACCTTCGCCTCCGTCGCCGGGGCGAACCCGGAGTTCTCCAAGGTGCAGCCCGGCACGTACAAGATGAAGAAGCAGATGAGTTCGCAGTCGGCGCTCAACCTGCTGCTCGACCCCGCAACCCGCATGTCCAAGGGCGTGACAGTGCGTGAGGGCATGTGGGTGAGCGAGATCTTCGCGACCCTTTCCAAGCAGACCGGTGTTCCGGTGGCCGAGTACAAGAAGGTCGATCCGAAGGCGCTCGGCCTCCCGCCGGCCGCTGACGGCAAGCTCGAAGGCTTCCTGTTCCCCTCCACCTACGAGTTCGAGCCGAGCGCGACCGCGTCCGAGCAGCTCAAGGCGATGGTCGCACTGGGTAAGAAGCAGCTGAACCAGCTGGGTGTTCCGGCGGACCAGTTGCGCAAGACCGTGATCGTGGCGTCGTTCGTCCAAGGTGAGTCGCGGCTGGGTGCCGACGGCGCGAAGGTGGCGCGCGTGATCGACAACCGCGAGGAGAAGGGGATGCCGCTGCAGATGGACTCCTCGATCCACTACATCACCCAGAAGCGCGGCACCGTCACCACCACCGACAAGGAACGTAACGACAACAGCCCGTACAACACCTACAAGCATCCGGGTCTGCCCCCTGGCCCGATCAACAACCCGGGTCTGGAAGCGCTCAAGGCAGCGGCCAAGCCCGCCACCGGACCGTGGCTCTACTTCGTGACGGTGAACCAGGAGACCGGCGAGACGAAGTTCGAGACCGACTACGGCGCCCACCTGAAGAATGTTCGTGAGTTCCAGGCCTGGTGCCGCAACAATCCGGGCAAGTGCTGA